A stretch of the Bacillus sp. FJAT-18017 genome encodes the following:
- a CDS encoding outer spore coat protein CotE, giving the protein MGEYREIITKAVVAKGQKFTQSQHTINPTHNPSSILGCWIINHKYEAKKADKCVEIHGYYDVNLWYSYNDNTKTDVAYDRVRYKDVIKLKYRDKHVIDDDSILAKVIQQPNCCEAAISPEGGKVIVHVEREFACEVVGETKICVAVNPDGCDRDDEWEFDLDDEEFEEIDPDFLVGKEEE; this is encoded by the coding sequence ATGGGAGAATATAGAGAGATTATTACAAAAGCGGTCGTTGCAAAGGGCCAGAAGTTTACTCAGTCTCAGCACACAATCAATCCAACGCACAATCCATCCAGCATACTGGGCTGCTGGATCATTAATCATAAATACGAAGCTAAAAAAGCCGATAAGTGCGTAGAAATTCATGGCTACTATGATGTTAACCTATGGTACTCCTATAACGACAATACTAAAACAGACGTAGCCTATGACCGCGTCCGTTATAAGGATGTCATCAAACTTAAGTACCGGGATAAACATGTAATTGATGATGACAGCATTTTAGCAAAAGTCATTCAGCAGCCGAATTGCTGCGAGGCTGCGATATCCCCTGAGGGTGGAAAGGTGATTGTCCATGTTGAGAGGGAATTTGCCTGTGAAGTGGTAGGGGAAACCAAGATATGTGTTGCAGTTAATCCTGATGGCTGCGACCGGGACGACGAATGGGAATTTGACCTGGACGATGAAGAGTTTGAAGAAATCGATCCGGACTTCCTTGTCGGAAAAGAGGAAGAATAA
- the mutL gene encoding DNA mismatch repair endonuclease MutL, producing the protein MGKIIQLDDALSNKIAAGEVVERPASVVKELVENALDAGSTQIEIDVEEAGLARIRITDNGEGIEESDVLKAFHRHATSKIKDESDLFRIRTLGFRGEALPSIASVSRLELKTSTGDSAGTRIVLEGGKPVAVEKYSSRKGTDITVTDLFYNTPARLKYVKTIHTELGNITDLVNRLALSHPEVSFRLVHNGKKLLHTNGNGDVRQVLAAIYGLGIAKMLVPIEGRSLDYRITGFASMPEITRASRNYISTMINGRFIKNYALAKAILEGYHTLLPIGRYPIVLLNVEMDPILVDVNVHPSKMEVRISKEAELNELVSQTISDAFKRRQLIPSGAATGKSATHKSEQTSLQLDGPSQTRLPVQERPASVSGSGFTVDTANPSEGRGHEVPASGIGFAAKPVGRQETSWASLPDQVKEAFLPKADETFVTDETVEVESNMGNDAYVEGNGSEEAKRVPRMYPIGQMHGTYILAQNENGLYIIDQHAAQERIKYEFFREKVGRVESELQDMLVPITFEYSTDECLKIGEYRAELEKVGVFLEDFGPNSFIVRSHPQWLPPGEEKEVIEEMIEQLLSMKRVDIKKLREEAAIMMSCKGSIKANRHLRNDEIQALLDELRQAADPFTCPHGRPIIVHFSSYEMEKLFKRVM; encoded by the coding sequence GTGGGGAAGATTATACAGCTCGATGATGCGCTCTCCAATAAAATAGCTGCCGGTGAGGTTGTGGAACGGCCTGCTTCTGTTGTAAAGGAACTTGTTGAAAACGCCCTGGATGCAGGAAGCACCCAGATTGAAATTGATGTGGAAGAGGCGGGACTGGCGAGAATTCGAATTACAGATAATGGCGAGGGAATCGAAGAGAGCGATGTCTTAAAAGCGTTCCATCGCCATGCTACGAGTAAAATCAAAGATGAAAGTGATTTATTCCGGATTCGGACGCTCGGCTTCCGCGGTGAGGCTCTCCCTAGTATTGCATCCGTTTCGCGTCTTGAACTGAAGACGTCTACCGGTGATTCCGCAGGGACAAGGATTGTCCTTGAGGGCGGTAAGCCAGTCGCGGTGGAAAAGTATTCGAGCCGCAAGGGTACAGACATCACAGTAACGGATTTGTTTTATAACACACCTGCCCGCCTCAAGTATGTCAAAACCATTCATACTGAGTTGGGAAACATAACCGACCTGGTCAACAGGCTTGCGCTATCTCATCCAGAGGTATCGTTCCGGCTTGTCCATAACGGGAAAAAACTGCTTCACACCAATGGGAATGGTGATGTACGGCAGGTACTTGCAGCGATTTACGGGCTTGGAATTGCCAAAATGCTTGTCCCGATCGAAGGCAGGTCGCTGGATTACCGGATTACCGGTTTCGCCTCGATGCCAGAGATAACACGGGCTTCCCGGAACTATATCTCAACGATGATTAACGGAAGGTTTATTAAAAACTATGCACTGGCCAAGGCCATATTGGAAGGCTATCATACGCTCTTGCCAATCGGCCGTTATCCGATTGTTTTGCTGAATGTTGAAATGGATCCGATCCTAGTCGATGTGAATGTTCATCCATCAAAAATGGAAGTCCGAATCAGCAAGGAAGCTGAGTTGAACGAGCTTGTTAGCCAAACGATTTCGGATGCGTTCAAACGGCGACAGTTGATTCCGTCCGGGGCTGCAACTGGAAAGTCCGCGACGCACAAATCAGAGCAAACATCGCTTCAATTGGACGGTCCATCGCAAACACGCCTGCCGGTCCAAGAAAGGCCTGCTTCTGTTAGTGGGAGTGGGTTTACTGTGGATACGGCGAATCCAAGCGAGGGGCGTGGACATGAGGTGCCTGCTTCGGGCATCGGCTTTGCCGCCAAACCGGTGGGGAGGCAAGAAACAAGCTGGGCAAGTTTGCCTGACCAGGTTAAGGAAGCCTTTTTACCAAAAGCTGATGAAACGTTTGTGACCGACGAAACGGTTGAGGTTGAATCTAATATGGGTAACGATGCATATGTTGAGGGGAATGGCTCTGAGGAAGCAAAACGGGTTCCGAGGATGTATCCGATTGGGCAAATGCACGGGACTTATATTCTTGCGCAGAATGAGAATGGTTTATATATTATTGATCAGCATGCCGCGCAGGAGCGGATCAAGTATGAGTTTTTCCGTGAAAAGGTCGGCAGGGTTGAGAGTGAGCTTCAGGATATGCTTGTACCGATTACGTTTGAGTATTCAACGGATGAATGCCTGAAAATCGGGGAATATCGTGCTGAGCTAGAGAAGGTTGGCGTCTTTCTTGAGGATTTCGGCCCGAACAGCTTTATTGTCCGGTCCCATCCACAGTGGCTTCCGCCTGGTGAGGAGAAGGAAGTTATCGAGGAAATGATCGAGCAGCTTCTTTCGATGAAAAGGGTTGATATTAAGAAGCTGCGGGAGGAAGCAGCGATTATGATGAGCTGTAAGGGTTCTATTAAAGCAAATCGCCATTTGCGCAACGATGAGATTCAGGCGCTGCTGGACGAGCTCAGGCAGGCAGCTGATCCGTTTACTTGCCCGCATGGAAGGCCGATTATTGTTCATTTTTCCAGCTATGAAATGGAAAAACTGTTTAAGCGAGTCATGTAA
- the mutS gene encoding DNA mismatch repair protein MutS: protein MAANTPMINQYLQIKAEYQDAFLFFRLGDFYEMFFEDAIKASQELEITLTGRGGGGEERIPMCGVPYHSAQTYIERLIEKGFKVAICEQTEDPKQAKGVVRREVIQLITPGTVMEGRSLNEKENNYLATISKFSDGTYGFAYTDLSTGENKVTLLSSNTEDVLNELSVLGAKEVVISTSLDEDLQKKMQERTVLTISNEEETEDKEEFRSLTSELNQEKLIVTVSRLFNYLYRTQKRSLDHLQPVSTYHVHHYMKLDYYSKRNLELTETIRSKGKKGSLLWLLDETKTAMGGRLLKQWVDRPRIDLAEIERRHALTESFIGAYFERKDLQERLNEVYDLERLAGRVAFGNVNARDLKQLMRSLQQIPHIKDIVQRMPGTEADELALELDPCEEIADLLEQAIIDNPPLSIKEGNIIRDGYNAQLDQYRDASRNGKTWIAQLEKEEREKTGIKSLKVGYNRVFGYYIEVTKANLHLLTEGQYDRKQTLANAERFITPALKEKESLILEAEEKCGELEYELFCEIRDRVKEQIPRLQSLAKIVSEIDVLQSFAEVSEERKYVRPQFSASREIMIKDGRHPVVEKVLDAQDYVPNDCTMSPEREMLLITGPNMSGKSTYMRQVALTSILAQIGCFVPASEAVLPIFDQVFTRIGAADDLVSGQSTFMVEMLEAKNAIAHATQDSLILFDEIGRGTSTYDGMALAQAIIEFIHTRIGAKTLFSTHYHELTVLEEELVKLKNVHVSAIEHNGRVVFLHKIKEGPADKSYGIHVAQLAGLPKELISRATEILSSLEQQEEKKIPVLPDGRENDEQQTVKPQQAAASQLSFFDEPVESKKPNLSSKERKVVERLKELDILNLTPLEAMNVLYELQKKARN, encoded by the coding sequence ATGGCAGCTAATACGCCAATGATCAATCAATATTTACAAATCAAGGCAGAATACCAGGATGCCTTTTTATTCTTCCGCCTCGGCGATTTTTACGAAATGTTCTTTGAGGATGCCATCAAAGCCTCGCAAGAACTTGAAATTACACTAACCGGCAGGGGAGGCGGAGGAGAAGAAAGAATCCCAATGTGCGGGGTTCCTTATCATTCTGCCCAAACCTACATTGAACGGCTGATTGAAAAAGGTTTCAAGGTAGCAATATGCGAACAGACCGAAGACCCGAAACAAGCCAAAGGTGTTGTACGCCGGGAAGTTATTCAGCTGATTACGCCAGGAACAGTAATGGAAGGACGCAGCCTAAATGAAAAAGAAAACAATTACCTTGCTACTATAAGTAAATTTTCGGATGGTACATATGGTTTTGCGTATACCGACCTTTCAACAGGAGAAAACAAGGTAACGCTCCTTTCCTCTAACACAGAAGATGTGTTGAATGAATTGTCCGTACTTGGAGCCAAGGAGGTTGTCATCTCTACTTCATTAGACGAGGATTTACAAAAAAAGATGCAGGAACGAACTGTCCTGACGATTTCAAATGAAGAGGAAACAGAGGACAAGGAAGAATTCCGCTCACTGACTAGCGAGCTTAATCAGGAAAAACTGATTGTCACGGTTTCAAGGTTGTTTAATTATTTGTACCGGACACAAAAGAGGAGCCTGGATCACCTTCAGCCTGTTTCTACTTATCATGTCCATCATTATATGAAACTAGATTATTATTCAAAGAGGAATCTTGAACTTACCGAAACAATTCGTTCGAAGGGCAAAAAGGGATCACTGCTCTGGCTACTTGATGAGACAAAGACTGCAATGGGTGGGCGTCTCCTGAAACAGTGGGTGGACAGGCCAAGGATTGACCTGGCTGAAATTGAAAGAAGGCATGCTTTGACGGAAAGCTTTATCGGAGCTTATTTTGAACGGAAAGACCTGCAGGAAAGGCTTAACGAAGTATATGACCTTGAAAGGCTTGCTGGGAGGGTGGCGTTTGGAAACGTAAATGCCCGTGACTTGAAGCAGCTGATGCGATCGCTTCAGCAAATCCCTCATATAAAGGATATTGTCCAGAGGATGCCTGGAACCGAGGCTGATGAGCTTGCTTTGGAGCTTGATCCATGTGAGGAGATTGCAGACCTTCTCGAGCAGGCAATTATAGATAATCCACCACTGTCGATAAAAGAGGGAAATATTATCCGTGACGGTTATAATGCACAGCTTGATCAATACCGGGATGCAAGCCGCAATGGCAAAACGTGGATTGCTCAGCTTGAAAAGGAAGAAAGGGAGAAGACCGGAATCAAGTCCCTGAAGGTCGGTTATAACCGTGTATTCGGCTATTACATCGAGGTGACAAAAGCAAATCTCCATCTTCTGACTGAAGGCCAGTATGACAGAAAACAGACGCTGGCCAATGCCGAGCGATTCATCACCCCGGCCCTTAAGGAAAAGGAATCGTTGATTCTGGAAGCTGAAGAAAAATGCGGTGAGCTGGAATATGAATTGTTCTGTGAAATCCGCGACCGGGTCAAAGAACAAATTCCCAGGCTTCAGTCCCTTGCTAAAATTGTAAGCGAAATTGATGTGTTGCAAAGCTTCGCCGAAGTCAGCGAGGAACGCAAGTATGTAAGGCCGCAATTCTCGGCATCCAGAGAAATAATGATTAAGGATGGCCGTCACCCTGTCGTCGAAAAGGTCCTTGATGCCCAGGATTATGTTCCGAATGACTGTACCATGTCCCCGGAACGCGAAATGCTGTTAATTACAGGCCCGAACATGTCCGGTAAGAGCACGTATATGCGCCAGGTTGCCCTTACTTCAATTCTTGCCCAAATCGGCTGTTTTGTTCCTGCGTCTGAGGCTGTCCTTCCTATCTTTGACCAGGTGTTTACAAGGATAGGAGCGGCAGATGACCTTGTCTCAGGCCAAAGTACCTTCATGGTTGAAATGCTAGAGGCAAAAAACGCAATTGCTCATGCAACACAAGACAGCTTGATTCTCTTCGATGAGATCGGGCGTGGTACATCTACCTATGATGGAATGGCGCTTGCTCAGGCAATAATTGAATTCATTCATACAAGGATTGGCGCCAAGACACTATTTTCGACACATTATCATGAGCTGACTGTCCTCGAAGAAGAGCTTGTGAAACTTAAGAATGTTCATGTCAGTGCAATTGAACACAATGGACGTGTAGTATTCCTTCATAAAATAAAAGAGGGGCCGGCTGACAAAAGCTATGGCATCCACGTTGCCCAACTTGCAGGACTGCCAAAAGAACTGATCAGCCGTGCCACGGAAATTTTGTCATCATTGGAACAGCAGGAAGAGAAAAAAATCCCTGTCCTGCCTGATGGCCGGGAAAACGATGAGCAGCAAACCGTCAAGCCGCAGCAAGCGGCTGCATCGCAGCTTTCATTTTTCGATGAACCTGTGGAATCGAAAAAGCCTAATCTTTCATCCAAGGAAAGAAAAGTGGTCGAAAGGCTGAAGGAGCTTGATATTTTAAATTTAACACCGTTAGAGGCGATGAACGTGTTATATGAACTGCAAAAGAAAGCACGGAATTAA
- a CDS encoding 4Fe-4S dicluster domain-containing protein: protein MGMLTTWLESLAYEIDITAGCLHSLSRKSTCNKCIDGCPVEAITLSDGKPVINEQLCTKCGACIPVCPQTAIHGRSPERAVCNDVLLINEESFPSVEELLYFYKRGVHSLSYKDNNQQSLNVANKLLFEMRLPAFKIIDQTNCKDNEPGYSRRGFFQKAVHEGRKLAATTITPAKWRFNHSVFNIPGMFDDTSLYNAVIDSSTCTVCEACFKLCPEHVFSIDDEVIIINQKDCTGCSLCADVCTHSSITVSLKAHKELTSRMETRKKACSHCGNAFYSWPNESNELCEHCKNRRQNGYLSPYGN from the coding sequence ATGGGGATGCTGACAACCTGGCTGGAGAGCCTTGCTTACGAAATTGATATTACAGCTGGGTGCCTTCATTCACTAAGCAGAAAAAGTACCTGCAATAAATGCATTGACGGTTGCCCTGTGGAAGCAATTACTCTTTCCGATGGTAAGCCTGTTATTAACGAACAACTTTGCACGAAATGCGGAGCGTGCATTCCTGTCTGCCCTCAAACGGCGATCCATGGCCGTTCACCGGAACGGGCAGTATGTAATGATGTCCTTCTTATCAACGAAGAATCGTTCCCTAGTGTAGAGGAACTTCTATATTTTTATAAAAGAGGAGTCCATTCATTATCCTATAAAGATAATAATCAACAATCTCTAAATGTTGCAAACAAGCTACTCTTTGAAATGAGGCTGCCTGCTTTTAAAATAATCGACCAAACAAACTGCAAAGATAATGAACCAGGCTATTCAAGAAGGGGATTTTTCCAAAAAGCCGTGCATGAGGGCCGTAAGCTCGCCGCAACGACTATTACCCCTGCCAAGTGGAGGTTCAACCATAGTGTATTTAATATACCTGGAATGTTTGATGATACTTCTTTATATAATGCGGTAATTGACTCTAGCACTTGCACTGTATGCGAGGCTTGTTTTAAACTTTGCCCCGAACACGTATTTTCAATTGATGATGAAGTGATAATCATAAATCAAAAGGATTGCACCGGCTGCTCACTTTGCGCAGATGTTTGTACTCATAGTTCAATCACAGTTTCTTTGAAAGCACACAAAGAACTTACGAGTCGAATGGAGACTCGCAAAAAGGCTTGTTCTCACTGTGGTAATGCCTTTTATTCGTGGCCTAATGAATCAAATGAACTCTGTGAGCATTGCAAGAATAGACGCCAAAACGGCTACCTTAGCCCATATGGAAATTGA